A DNA window from Setaria viridis chromosome 2, Setaria_viridis_v4.0, whole genome shotgun sequence contains the following coding sequences:
- the LOC117844847 gene encoding large ribosomal subunit protein uL4z has translation MVAFSRPLVSVKALEGDMATDATGLPYPAVFSAPIRPDVVTFTHKLLSCNKRQPYAVSRRAGHQTSAESWGTGRAVSRIPRVPGGGTHRAGQGAFGNMCRGGRMFAPTKIWRKWHRRVNVNLRRVAVASALAATAVPALVQARGHRIETVPELPLVISDSAESIEKTSQALKILKQVGAYADVEKAKDSVGIRPGKGKMRNRRYINRKGPLIVYGTEGSKIVKAFRNLPGVDVANVERLNLLDLAPGGHLGRFVIWTESAFKKLEEVYGTFDTPSQKKKGFVLPRPKMANADLGRIINSDEVQSVVKPLNKEVKRREKRKNPLKNMAAVLKLNPYLGTARKMATLAEAARVKARKEKLESKRTKLSPEEAAKVKAAGKAWHRTMISDSDYTEFENFSKWLGVTQ, from the exons atggtcgcCTTCAGCCGCCCCCTCGTCTCCGTGAAGGCCCTGGAGGGCGACATGGCCACCGATGCCACGGGCCTCCCCTACCCGGCGGTCTTCAGCGCGCCGATCCGCCCCGACGTGGTCACCTTCACCCACAAGCTGCTGTCCTGCAACAAGCGCCAGCCCTACGCCGTCTCCCGACGCGCCGGCCACCAGACCTCCGCGGAGTCTTGGGGTACCGGGCGCGCGGTGTCCCGTATCCCCCgtgtccccggcggcggcacccacCGCGCCGGCCAGGGAGCCTTCGGCAACATGTGCCGCGGCGGGCGGATGTTCGCGCCCACCAAGATCTGGCGCAAGTGGCACCGCCGCGTCAACGTCAAcctccgccgcgtcgccgtcgcctcggcgctcgccgccaccgccgtcccggCCCTCGTCCAGGCGCGCGGCCACCGCATCGAGACCGTCCCCGAGCTGCCCCTGGTCATCTCCGACTCCGCTGAGTCCATCGAGAAGACCTCCCAGGCGCTCAAGATCCTCAAGCAGGTTGGCGCCTACGCCGACGTCGAGAAGGCCAAGGACTCTGTCGGCATCCGCCCCGGCAAAGGTAAGATGCGCAACCGCCGCTACATCAACCGCAAGGGCCCGCTCATCGTCTACGGCACCGAGGGCTCCAAGATTGTTAAGGCCTTCCGCAACCTCCCCGGTGTGGATGTCGCCAACGTCGAGCGCCTCAACCTGCTCGACCTCGCCCCTGGTGGCCACCTCGGGCGCTTTGTGATCTGGACCGAGAGTGCCTTCAAGAAGCTTGAGGAGGTGTATGGAACATTTGACACCCCGtcacagaagaagaagggcttCGTGCTGCCAAGGCCCAAGATGGCCAACGCTGACCTGGGCAGAATCATCAACTCTGACGAGGTCCAGTCTGTGGTGAAGCCACTCAACAAGGAGGTGAAGCgcagggagaagaggaagaaccCGCTGAAGAACATGGCTGCTGTGCTCAAGCTCAACCCCTACCTCGGCACTGCCCGCAAAATGGCTACCCTCGCTGAGGCTGCCCGCGTCAAGGCAAGGAAAGAGAAGCTCGAATCCAAGAGGACCAAGCTTAGCCCG GAGGAGGCTGCCAAGGTCAAGGCTGCTGGAAAGGCATGGCACAGGACCATGATCTCAGACAGCGACTACACCGAGTTTGAGAACTTCTCAAAGTGGCTTGGTGTGACTCAGTGA